A window of Raineyella sp. W15-4 contains these coding sequences:
- a CDS encoding ABC transporter ATP-binding protein, producing the protein MLIEADHVTHTYGDGPAARTVLRDLSVRLTERRVGIVGHNGSGKSTFARMVNGLIVPTRGRILVDGRDTASQAREIRKHVGFLFTDPDNQIIMPTVAEDVAFGLRRSKLPADEIQRRVGELLDRFGLAGHADHPAHLLSGGQKQLLALASVLVTRPDILVMDEPTTLLDLRNARIIGEVVAGLDQSVLLVTHHLHLLESFDRVLVFDDGRLVADDAPAAALAHYRELMAA; encoded by the coding sequence GTGCTGATCGAGGCCGACCACGTCACCCACACGTACGGCGACGGACCCGCCGCCCGGACGGTGCTGCGGGACCTGTCGGTGCGGCTGACCGAGCGCCGGGTGGGCATCGTGGGCCACAACGGGTCCGGCAAGTCGACCTTCGCCCGGATGGTGAACGGCCTGATCGTCCCCACCCGGGGCAGGATCCTCGTCGACGGTCGGGACACCGCCAGCCAGGCGCGGGAGATCCGCAAGCACGTCGGTTTCCTCTTCACCGACCCGGACAACCAGATCATCATGCCGACGGTTGCCGAGGACGTCGCCTTCGGGCTGCGTCGCAGCAAGCTGCCCGCCGACGAGATCCAGCGCCGGGTCGGCGAGCTGCTGGACCGGTTCGGTCTGGCCGGCCACGCCGACCATCCGGCTCATCTGCTCTCCGGTGGGCAGAAGCAGTTGCTCGCCCTCGCCTCGGTGCTCGTCACCCGCCCCGACATCCTGGTGATGGACGAGCCGACCACCCTGCTCGATCTGCGCAACGCGCGGATCATCGGCGAGGTGGTGGCCGGGCTGGACCAGTCGGTGCTGCTGGTCACCCACCACCTGCACCTGCTGGAGTCCTTCGACCGGGTGCTCGTCTTCGACGACGGCCGGCTGGTCGCCGACGACGCACCGGCGGCCGCGCTGGCCCACTACCGGGAGCTGATGGCGGCTTGA
- a CDS encoding energy-coupling factor transporter transmembrane protein EcfT: MQSTLGLYRPGTSALHRIPAGPKLLALLVLGASSVFLTYWWLVLALLAALLGAYALAGIGPRVVVRQLRPMLWLLAFTAAYHVWATSWQRAVVVTCTIVLLVLTAALVTLTTPTSALIDAVVRVVGPLRRLGVDPDRVGLMLTLGIRCVPLVADLAAQVREAQLARGVGTSWKAFAVPLVVRALREADAMGEALVARGVDDEPS; the protein is encoded by the coding sequence ATGCAGTCCACTCTCGGCCTCTACCGGCCCGGCACCAGCGCGCTGCACCGGATCCCGGCCGGCCCGAAGCTGCTCGCCCTGCTGGTGCTCGGTGCTTCCTCGGTCTTCCTCACCTACTGGTGGCTGGTGCTCGCCCTGCTGGCCGCGCTGCTGGGGGCGTACGCGCTGGCCGGCATCGGCCCGCGGGTCGTCGTCCGGCAGCTCCGGCCGATGCTGTGGCTGCTGGCCTTCACCGCTGCCTATCACGTCTGGGCCACGTCCTGGCAGCGCGCGGTGGTGGTCACCTGCACCATCGTGCTGCTGGTGCTCACCGCCGCCCTGGTCACCCTCACCACGCCCACCTCGGCGCTGATCGACGCCGTGGTGCGGGTGGTCGGGCCGCTGCGCCGGCTGGGGGTGGACCCGGACCGGGTCGGTCTGATGCTCACCCTCGGCATCCGCTGTGTCCCGCTGGTGGCCGATCTGGCCGCCCAGGTGCGCGAGGCTCAGCTGGCCCGCGGGGTCGGGACGAGCTGGAAGGCCTTCGCCGTCCCGCTGGTCGTCCGCGCCCTGCGCGAGGCCGACGCGATGGGCGAGGCGCTGGTCGCCCGCGGTGTCGACGACGAGCCGTCCTGA